In one Candidatus Omnitrophota bacterium genomic region, the following are encoded:
- the tuf gene encoding elongation factor Tu — protein MAKEAFVRSKPHVNIGTIGHIDHGKTTLTAAILATLAKKGKAQVKSYADIAKGGTVRDETKTVTIAVAHVEYETEKRHYAHIDCPGHADYIKNMITGAAQMDGAILVVSAVDGPMPQTREHILLARQVNVPSIVVFLNKVDLVEDKELVDLVELEVRELLTKYQFPGDKTPVIRGSALKAMSAPDNPESTKSIFELMEACDTFIPEPKRDIDKPFLMPIEDVFSITGRGTVGTGRVERGQIKVGEEIEIVGIRPTKKSVVTGVEMFRKLLDSGQAGDNIGVLLRGIEKTDLERGQVLAKPGSITPHTKFKAEVYILSKEEGGRHTPFFNGYRPQFYFRTTDVTGVVTLPKEVEMVMPGDNVSFEVVLITPIAMEKELRFAIREGGHTVGAGVVTEVIE, from the coding sequence ATGGCAAAGGAAGCGTTTGTAAGATCTAAGCCGCACGTGAACATCGGCACAATCGGCCATATCGATCACGGCAAGACTACTTTGACGGCAGCAATTTTAGCGACCCTTGCCAAAAAGGGCAAGGCGCAGGTTAAGTCCTACGCCGATATCGCCAAGGGCGGCACCGTCAGGGATGAAACCAAGACCGTTACTATCGCCGTAGCGCACGTTGAATACGAGACCGAGAAGAGGCATTACGCCCATATAGACTGCCCCGGACACGCCGATTACATCAAGAATATGATAACCGGAGCCGCGCAGATGGACGGAGCCATACTTGTGGTATCGGCAGTGGACGGCCCGATGCCCCAGACAAGAGAGCATATCCTCCTGGCCCGCCAGGTCAATGTCCCTTCAATAGTCGTATTCCTCAATAAAGTAGACCTTGTGGAAGACAAGGAACTCGTGGACCTGGTCGAGCTGGAAGTGAGGGAGCTTCTCACCAAGTACCAGTTCCCCGGAGACAAGACCCCCGTGATAAGGGGCAGCGCATTAAAAGCGATGTCGGCGCCCGATAACCCGGAATCCACAAAGAGCATATTCGAGCTCATGGAAGCATGCGATACGTTCATCCCCGAGCCCAAGAGGGACATAGATAAACCCTTCCTCATGCCCATAGAAGACGTCTTCTCGATAACAGGCCGCGGCACAGTAGGAACAGGCCGGGTCGAGAGAGGCCAGATAAAGGTGGGCGAGGAGATCGAGATAGTAGGCATACGCCCCACAAAGAAGTCCGTAGTCACGGGCGTTGAGATGTTCAGGAAGCTGCTCGATTCAGGACAAGCCGGAGACAACATCGGCGTCCTGTTAAGGGGTATCGAGAAGACAGACCTCGAGAGGGGGCAGGTCCTGGCAAAGCCGGGTTCCATCACCCCTCACACCAAGTTCAAGGCAGAGGTATATATATTGAGCAAAGAAGAAGGAGGCCGTCACACGCCCTTCTTTAACGGTTACCGCCCGCAGTTCTACTTCAGGACCACAGACGTCACGGGAGTAGTAACCCTCCCCAAAGAGGTCGAGATGGTCATGCCCGGCGATAACGTAAGCTTCGAAGTAGTTCTGATAACCCCGATAGCCATGGAAAAAGAGTTGAGGTTCGCCATACGTGAAGGCGGACATACTGTTGGCGCAGGGGTCGTAACCGAAGTCATAGAATAG
- the rpmG gene encoding 50S ribosomal protein L33 produces MAQEVITFECTKCKNRNYSTTKNKKKNPDKLELSKFCKFCKKHTAHKEIK; encoded by the coding sequence ATGGCGCAAGAAGTTATCACCTTTGAATGCACCAAATGCAAGAATCGGAATTATTCAACTACTAAGAATAAGAAGAAGAATCCGGATAAGCTGGAACTTAGCAAGTTTTGTAAGTTTTGTAAGAAACATACAGCGCATAAGGAGATTAAGTAA
- the secE gene encoding preprotein translocase subunit SecE, with the protein MANKVANFFKEIKLEMLKVSWPTREELIGSTVVVLVSLAILSLFIGVCDIILSKIINVIMSSL; encoded by the coding sequence ATGGCAAATAAAGTTGCTAATTTCTTTAAAGAGATAAAGCTCGAGATGTTGAAGGTGTCATGGCCTACGAGAGAAGAATTGATAGGCTCAACGGTCGTGGTCCTTGTATCTTTAGCGATACTCTCATTATTCATAGGGGTCTGCGACATCATATTGTCCAAGATCATTAACGTCATCATGTCAAGTTTATAA
- the nusG gene encoding transcription termination/antitermination protein NusG, producing the protein MAKQWYVVHTQTGYEDRVRNVLEGKLKAGLAKDNISQILVPIEQVSEVKGGKKRISQRKFFPGYILVEMELNDETWYLIKSIPGVTGFVGAGARPLPLREDEIDMILKQAKEAKEKPTPKVVFDKGENIRVNDGPFTNFNGVVEEANLTKGKIKVMISIFGRATPVELETWQVEKI; encoded by the coding sequence ATGGCAAAACAGTGGTATGTAGTGCACACACAGACGGGTTACGAAGACAGGGTGAGGAACGTCCTCGAGGGTAAGCTCAAGGCCGGCCTCGCTAAAGATAATATTTCCCAGATCCTGGTGCCGATAGAGCAGGTATCGGAAGTGAAGGGCGGAAAGAAGCGGATATCGCAGCGCAAGTTCTTCCCGGGATATATATTGGTGGAGATGGAACTGAATGATGAGACGTGGTACCTCATCAAGAGTATACCGGGCGTTACAGGATTCGTCGGGGCCGGCGCGAGGCCGTTGCCGCTCAGGGAAGATGAAATAGATATGATACTGAAGCAGGCTAAAGAAGCGAAAGAGAAACCGACGCCTAAGGTTGTTTTTGATAAAGGCGAAAATATCAGGGTCAATGACGGGCCGTTCACGAATTTTAACGGTGTGGTGGAAGAAGCTAATCTGACCAAAGGCAAGATAAAGGTTATGATATCGATATTTGGAAGGGCGACACCGGTCGAATTAGAGACCTGGCAGGTGGAGAAGATTTAA
- the rplK gene encoding 50S ribosomal protein L11 — protein MAKKVKAIIKLYCSAGAANPAPPVGPALGQHGLNIMDFCKRFNAQTQNQEGLTLPVVITAYEDRSFTFIIKSPPSSVLLKRACGIAKASGEPNKTKVGKVTIEQVKEIAKMKMKDLNTQNMEAAINIVKGTARSMGIDIEG, from the coding sequence ATGGCCAAGAAGGTAAAAGCGATAATAAAGCTATATTGTTCCGCGGGAGCCGCCAATCCGGCGCCTCCGGTAGGACCTGCCCTGGGCCAGCACGGCCTGAATATAATGGATTTTTGTAAAAGATTCAATGCGCAGACACAGAACCAGGAAGGATTGACCCTTCCAGTTGTTATTACAGCATATGAGGACAGGTCCTTTACCTTTATTATTAAGAGCCCCCCGTCTTCCGTGCTCCTGAAGCGCGCTTGTGGCATCGCCAAAGCAAGCGGCGAACCTAACAAGACCAAGGTCGGCAAGGTTACCATTGAACAGGTAAAAGAGATCGCCAAAATGAAGATGAAAGATTTAAATACACAGAATATGGAAGCGGCAATAAACATCGTTAAAGGGACCGCCAGAAGCATGGGAATTGATATAGAAGGATAG
- the rplA gene encoding 50S ribosomal protein L1 — protein MKKLTKRLKVVQALVDKQKLYSLKDAIAILRKAPKLKFDETVEISAKLSIDPKQAQSASIRGTVALPHGTGKKVRVVVFCKGEEDKKARDAGADVVGAEELVAKVQGGWADFDVAIATPDMMKDIAKLGKVLGPRGLMPNPKSGTVTPDTAKAIKEVKAGKIEFKMDKQAGIHAPVGKLSFKEEALYENSMTIIDAIMGSNPQGLRGQHVKTLFISTTMGPGVKLDLSEFRK, from the coding sequence ATGAAAAAACTTACGAAAAGATTGAAAGTGGTCCAGGCTCTTGTAGATAAACAGAAGCTCTATAGCCTTAAGGATGCCATCGCAATACTTAGGAAAGCCCCGAAGCTGAAATTTGACGAGACCGTAGAGATATCCGCCAAGCTAAGTATAGACCCTAAACAGGCTCAGAGCGCGTCGATCCGCGGCACGGTTGCCCTTCCTCATGGAACCGGCAAAAAGGTCAGGGTCGTAGTGTTCTGTAAGGGTGAAGAGGATAAGAAAGCAAGGGATGCGGGCGCTGATGTCGTAGGCGCAGAGGAGTTAGTGGCGAAGGTTCAGGGCGGATGGGCTGATTTTGATGTAGCTATAGCGACTCCTGACATGATGAAAGACATAGCGAAGCTCGGAAAAGTTCTCGGCCCGAGAGGTCTCATGCCGAACCCGAAGTCCGGCACAGTTACGCCGGATACGGCTAAGGCCATTAAAGAGGTTAAAGCCGGAAAGATTGAGTTTAAGATGGATAAACAGGCGGGCATACATGCGCCGGTCGGCAAGCTCTCTTTTAAGGAAGAGGCGCTCTACGAGAACTCGATGACTATCATAGACGCGATAATGGGGTCCAATCCCCAGGGGCTGAGAGGGCAGCATGTGAAGACGCTTTTTATATCGACTACGATGGGTCCAGGCGTGAAGCTGGACCTGTCGGAATTTAGGAAATAA
- the rplJ gene encoding 50S ribosomal protein L10 — protein sequence MIAKDKYGKLCKELMIEEIASRFKERPNFVITSYMGSSVADLESLRRNLKQSSSTFFVVKNSALKIIFEKIKMESEVSKIDSGMGISLSGEDIVATCKILAAFAKDHDKFKIKGAVIDGKPLPPEKVKELAGLPPKNVLLAQVVGGIKSPITGFVNTLSAVLRKFVYVVDAIKTSKQSTPAAGAQEVRT from the coding sequence ATGATAGCAAAAGATAAATACGGGAAGCTCTGTAAAGAACTGATGATAGAGGAGATAGCCTCGAGGTTCAAGGAGCGTCCGAATTTCGTGATCACAAGTTATATGGGGTCGTCCGTCGCGGACCTCGAATCGCTCAGGCGGAACCTTAAGCAGTCGTCTTCGACGTTTTTTGTAGTGAAGAATTCTGCGCTTAAGATAATATTTGAAAAGATAAAGATGGAGTCGGAAGTCTCCAAGATCGACAGCGGGATGGGCATCTCGTTAAGCGGCGAAGATATAGTAGCGACCTGCAAGATACTGGCCGCCTTCGCAAAGGATCATGATAAATTCAAGATAAAAGGCGCTGTCATAGACGGAAAGCCGCTGCCGCCGGAGAAAGTGAAGGAGTTGGCCGGCCTGCCGCCGAAGAACGTGCTGCTGGCTCAGGTAGTGGGCGGCATAAAATCGCCGATAACGGGATTTGTCAATACGCTGTCAGCGGTATTAAGGAAGTTCGTCTATGTGGTCGACGCTATAAAAACGAGCAAACAGAGTACGCCCGCCGCGGGCGCGCAGGAAGTAAGAACTTAA
- the rplL gene encoding 50S ribosomal protein L7/L12 translates to MKSVMDTIEKMTVMELADLVKALEDKFGVVAAAAVGVQVASGAGAGAAPAAAEEKTSFTVVLAAAGASKIQVIKELRTLTNLGLKEAKDLVDGAPKTVKEGATKEEADKIKKQLEAAGAKIELK, encoded by the coding sequence ATGAAGAGCGTAATGGACACCATCGAGAAGATGACCGTTATGGAGTTGGCTGATCTGGTCAAGGCCCTCGAGGATAAGTTCGGGGTCGTGGCAGCCGCAGCTGTCGGCGTGCAGGTAGCATCGGGCGCCGGAGCGGGCGCAGCGCCTGCAGCCGCAGAAGAGAAGACTTCGTTCACGGTAGTCCTGGCGGCAGCGGGAGCGAGCAAGATCCAGGTCATCAAAGAGCTTCGTACCTTGACGAACCTGGGCCTGAAGGAAGCCAAGGATCTTGTCGACGGAGCGCCGAAGACAGTTAAAGAAGGCGCCACAAAGGAAGAAGCCGATAAGATAAAGAAGCAGCTTGAAGCGGCGGGCGCGAAGATCGAATTAAAATAA
- the rpoB gene encoding DNA-directed RNA polymerase subunit beta, whose protein sequence is MPKRKSYAKIEECYRLPNLLEIQLDSYAEFLQSDTAKSKRKNQGLESAFREVFPIETADGEHKLEYLSYTIGKPKYDIPECKKRGMSFAGALKIMLRLKSKTETKEQEVYLGDIPLMTDTGTFIVNGDERVVVSQLHRSPGISFESEPHASGKTIFSARIIPYRGAWVEFEFDINDVLYVYVDRRRKFLATPFFRIFGYSSDYDILKAFCGVETHEITRQAQLEKLIGMTIARDLVEKETNVVVAEKLHKITKESAERIWNSSARKVDVLTKVVPEILNTLKKDHTKTKEDAVMDVYRKLRPGDPPTPESAANLMQRLFFDMKRYDLGQVGRYMLNRKLNMDVSLEERLITPDTLVQVINRLISVKNGEGTTDDIDHLGNRRVRCVGELLLNQIRIGLARVDRSCRERMNLYDLSNVMPHNLVNAKLVSGVIRDFFGRSQLSQFMDQTNPLAEMTHKRRMSALGPGGLNRDRAGFEVRDVHYSHYGRMCPIETPEGPNIGLIASLSTYGKINPFGFIETPYRKVENARVTDKIDYLSADVEDLYIIAQANSKIDAKGNLTEDKVFCRFKDNFLQTEPKDVQYMDVSPRQLVSVAASLIPFLEHDDANRALMGSNMQRQAVPLLYTEAPLVGTGMEYRTAKDSGAVISSKNSGTVTSVDAGEIVVSGKSYKLIKFDRSNANTCVNQRPIVKLGDKIKEGDVIADGAATDKGELALGKNVLVAFMPWRGYNFEDAILLSEKLVAEDKYTSLHIEEFELEARDTRLGNEEITRDIPNIGEEALRNLDESGIIRVGAEVEPGDILVGKVTPKSETELSPEEKLLRAIFGEKAGDVRDSSLIAPPGVDGIIVDVRVFSRRDARSKTKEERTLELKEIKILEGTFQTQIEKIKEEKYRKLHNLLVGRKLAAGILDQESGRALISQGRTVRVKDLNKIVDKGDLENVKVNNPEIEQEIARITRLLDSQIEELTFELEREIDRVKRGDELPPGVLKKVKVYVASKKKISVGDKMAGRHGNKGVVAKILPEEDMPFLADGTPVEIVLNPLGVPSRMNVGQILETHLGWAAKILGFTVASHVFDGASENEIKEEMKKAGIPLEGKVSVYDGFTGKPFDQKVTVGYIYMLKLAHLVDDKIHARSIGPYSLVTQQPLGGKAQFGGQRFGEMEVWALEAYGAAFTLQELLTVKSDDVVGRTKIYEAVVKGDNKLQSGTPESFNVLVKELQSLGLEIKLEKRSPVEEKDK, encoded by the coding sequence ATGCCTAAGCGCAAAAGTTACGCAAAGATAGAAGAGTGTTACCGGCTCCCTAATCTACTGGAGATACAGCTTGACTCTTATGCCGAATTCCTGCAATCGGATACTGCTAAGAGCAAAAGGAAGAACCAGGGGTTGGAATCAGCGTTCCGTGAGGTGTTCCCGATAGAGACTGCTGACGGCGAGCATAAGCTTGAATATCTAAGCTACACTATCGGCAAGCCGAAATACGACATACCGGAATGCAAGAAGCGCGGCATGAGCTTTGCCGGAGCCCTCAAGATCATGCTAAGGCTTAAATCGAAGACCGAGACGAAAGAGCAGGAAGTCTATCTTGGCGACATACCTCTTATGACCGACACCGGCACATTCATAGTGAACGGGGATGAGCGCGTTGTCGTCAGCCAGCTTCATCGCTCACCCGGCATTTCATTCGAATCAGAACCGCATGCGTCGGGCAAGACGATATTTTCCGCGCGCATAATTCCATATAGGGGCGCATGGGTCGAATTCGAATTTGATATTAACGATGTGCTTTATGTATATGTCGACAGGAGGCGCAAATTCCTCGCGACGCCGTTCTTCAGGATATTCGGCTACTCTTCCGATTACGACATCCTTAAGGCATTTTGCGGAGTAGAGACTCATGAGATAACAAGACAGGCGCAGCTTGAGAAACTAATAGGAATGACTATTGCCAGAGACCTGGTCGAAAAGGAAACGAACGTAGTAGTCGCCGAGAAACTGCACAAGATCACTAAAGAGTCGGCGGAGAGGATATGGAATTCGTCCGCGCGCAAGGTCGATGTGCTGACCAAGGTGGTTCCGGAGATATTGAATACGCTGAAGAAAGATCATACTAAGACCAAAGAAGATGCGGTAATGGATGTATATAGAAAACTCAGGCCCGGCGATCCCCCAACGCCGGAATCGGCCGCCAATCTTATGCAGAGGCTGTTCTTCGACATGAAGAGATACGATCTTGGCCAGGTCGGCCGTTACATGCTTAACCGAAAATTGAATATGGACGTGTCTCTGGAAGAGAGGCTTATAACCCCGGATACGCTCGTCCAGGTCATAAACAGGCTTATATCAGTTAAGAACGGAGAGGGAACGACGGATGATATCGACCATTTAGGCAACAGGCGCGTCCGCTGTGTTGGAGAATTGCTTTTAAATCAGATCAGGATAGGGCTGGCAAGGGTCGACAGGTCGTGCAGGGAGAGAATGAACCTTTATGACCTTTCCAATGTGATGCCGCACAACCTGGTGAACGCAAAGCTTGTGTCCGGCGTTATCAGGGATTTCTTCGGCAGGAGCCAGTTGTCCCAATTCATGGACCAGACGAATCCGCTGGCCGAAATGACGCACAAGCGCCGCATGAGCGCGCTTGGGCCAGGAGGTCTTAATAGGGACAGGGCGGGATTCGAAGTCCGCGATGTCCATTATTCCCACTATGGCAGGATGTGCCCTATTGAAACGCCTGAAGGCCCGAACATAGGCCTTATAGCCTCCTTGAGCACATACGGAAAGATAAACCCGTTCGGTTTTATCGAAACGCCATACCGGAAAGTTGAGAATGCCCGCGTTACCGATAAGATCGACTATTTGTCGGCTGATGTAGAGGACCTTTACATCATAGCTCAGGCCAATTCAAAGATAGACGCGAAAGGCAATCTTACGGAAGATAAGGTATTCTGCCGTTTTAAAGATAATTTCCTCCAGACTGAGCCTAAGGATGTCCAGTATATGGATGTATCGCCCAGGCAGCTTGTGAGCGTGGCCGCGAGCCTTATCCCGTTCCTTGAACACGATGACGCCAACAGGGCGCTTATGGGCTCCAACATGCAACGCCAGGCTGTTCCTCTCCTGTATACGGAAGCTCCGCTGGTAGGCACAGGCATGGAGTATAGGACCGCTAAAGATTCCGGGGCCGTAATCTCATCGAAGAATTCCGGAACGGTGACAAGTGTTGACGCAGGCGAGATAGTTGTAAGCGGCAAGAGCTATAAGCTGATAAAATTCGACAGGTCAAATGCCAATACATGCGTAAACCAGAGGCCAATAGTCAAGCTTGGGGATAAGATAAAAGAAGGAGATGTTATTGCCGACGGCGCAGCGACTGACAAGGGCGAGCTGGCTCTGGGGAAGAACGTGCTCGTGGCGTTCATGCCTTGGAGAGGATATAATTTTGAAGACGCTATCCTGCTGAGCGAAAAGCTTGTGGCGGAAGATAAATATACATCCCTCCATATCGAGGAATTTGAACTTGAGGCCAGAGATACCAGGTTAGGAAATGAAGAGATAACCAGGGATATCCCTAATATCGGCGAGGAAGCTCTCAGGAACCTGGACGAAAGCGGAATAATAAGAGTCGGTGCCGAAGTTGAGCCCGGAGATATCCTGGTGGGCAAAGTTACGCCTAAGTCCGAAACCGAGCTATCTCCTGAAGAAAAACTGCTGCGCGCGATATTCGGAGAAAAGGCCGGCGACGTGAGGGATTCGTCCCTGATCGCGCCTCCGGGAGTTGACGGTATAATCGTTGATGTAAGGGTATTCTCGCGAAGGGACGCGCGTTCTAAAACAAAAGAAGAGAGGACGCTGGAACTGAAAGAGATAAAGATCCTGGAGGGCACGTTCCAGACACAGATAGAAAAGATAAAAGAAGAGAAGTATAGGAAACTCCACAACCTGCTGGTGGGCCGCAAACTTGCGGCTGGAATACTGGACCAGGAATCCGGCAGGGCGCTGATCTCCCAGGGCAGGACCGTAAGGGTAAAAGACCTGAATAAGATAGTCGATAAGGGAGACCTGGAGAATGTCAAGGTCAATAATCCCGAGATAGAGCAGGAGATAGCCAGGATCACCAGGTTGCTCGACAGCCAGATAGAAGAGCTTACATTTGAACTCGAAAGGGAGATAGATAGAGTCAAGAGAGGCGACGAGCTTCCACCTGGTGTATTGAAGAAGGTCAAAGTATATGTAGCGAGCAAGAAGAAGATATCGGTCGGCGACAAGATGGCGGGAAGACACGGGAATAAGGGGGTCGTCGCGAAGATCCTGCCCGAGGAGGATATGCCGTTCCTCGCAGATGGGACGCCTGTTGAGATAGTGTTGAATCCGCTCGGAGTGCCGAGCCGTATGAACGTAGGGCAGATACTCGAAACGCATCTCGGATGGGCCGCCAAGATACTCGGTTTCACCGTAGCGAGCCATGTCTTTGACGGCGCGAGCGAAAATGAGATCAAAGAAGAAATGAAGAAGGCCGGGATACCGCTTGAAGGCAAGGTAAGCGTGTATGACGGGTTTACAGGAAAACCGTTCGACCAGAAAGTGACGGTTGGCTACATTTATATGCTGAAACTGGCCCATCTGGTCGACGACAAGATACATGCAAGGTCCATCGGGCCGTATTCGCTCGTTACTCAGCAGCCGCTTGGAGGAAAAGCGCAGTTCGGCGGACAGAGATTCGGCGAGATGGAAGTGTGGGCTCTCGAAGCCTACGGCGCGGCGTTCACTTTACAGGAATTGCTTACTGTTAAATCGGACGATGTTGTCGGAAGGACGAAGATATATGAAGCCGTGGTCAAGGGCGATAATAAACTTCAGTCGGGTACGCCCGAATCCTTCAACGTCCTTGTAAAAGAATTGCAGTCGTTGGGACTCGAAATCAAGCTGGAGAAGAGATCTCCTGTTGAAGAAAAGGATAAATAA